In Natronococcus occultus SP4, the following proteins share a genomic window:
- a CDS encoding phosphoadenosine phosphosulfate reductase family protein, whose protein sequence is MTESFPDYVDVNYDDGEGQDPEDYPHINEKIEKAVEVTRQGLEQYENPAVMWTGGKDSTLVLYFVKEVADRYDLEVPPAIFIDHYQHFDEVHDFVDDWAEKWDLDVIYARNEDVGEYVDEHDLEPGDEIEIEELNEQNQHHVRDLLEYEDDTFPFLLDTYVGNHLLKTVALNNALEEHDVDGVISGVRWDEQEARADETFFSPRHDPDIYPPHDRIQSILQFEEAAVWEAFWNFVVPDTVPEFPDEGYVPEGKDDLPEGLEPRDTPVSPKYWEGFRSLGSEISTEKTEDDPAWLQDLEGTTERAGRAQDKEDLMERLRDLGYM, encoded by the coding sequence ATGACCGAGAGCTTCCCCGACTACGTCGACGTGAACTACGACGACGGCGAGGGTCAGGATCCCGAGGACTACCCCCATATCAACGAGAAAATCGAGAAGGCCGTCGAGGTCACCCGCCAGGGCCTCGAACAGTACGAGAACCCGGCGGTCATGTGGACCGGCGGCAAGGACTCGACGCTCGTGTTGTACTTCGTCAAGGAGGTCGCCGACCGCTACGACCTCGAGGTGCCGCCGGCGATCTTTATCGACCACTACCAGCATTTCGACGAGGTCCACGACTTCGTCGACGACTGGGCCGAGAAGTGGGATCTGGACGTGATCTACGCGCGCAACGAGGACGTCGGCGAGTACGTCGACGAGCACGACCTCGAACCCGGCGACGAGATCGAGATCGAGGAACTGAACGAACAGAACCAGCACCACGTTCGGGACCTGCTCGAGTACGAGGACGACACCTTCCCGTTCCTGCTGGACACCTACGTCGGCAACCACCTGCTGAAGACGGTCGCGCTGAACAACGCCCTGGAGGAGCACGACGTCGACGGCGTCATCTCCGGCGTTCGCTGGGACGAACAGGAGGCTCGCGCCGACGAGACGTTCTTCTCGCCGCGCCACGACCCCGACATCTACCCGCCCCACGACCGCATCCAGTCCATCCTGCAGTTCGAGGAGGCCGCAGTGTGGGAGGCGTTCTGGAACTTCGTGGTGCCGGACACCGTCCCCGAGTTCCCGGACGAGGGCTACGTCCCCGAAGGGAAGGACGACCTGCCGGAGGGGCTCGAGCCCCGCGACACACCCGTCTCGCCGAAGTACTGGGAAGGGTTCCGCTCGCTGGGTAGCGAGATCAGCACGGAGAAGACCGAGGACGACCCCGCCTGGCTCCAGGACCTCGAGGGGACGACCGAGCGCGCGGGCCGCGCCCAGGACAAGGAGGACCTGATGGAGCGCCTGCGCGACCTCGGGTATATGTAG